TGTATTTCTCTTTATCAGGCTTTCATGGATAGAAATATCTATCCAGCTCTATATATAAATGGAGACGAAAAATCAAAATCGTTTTTGAGTAATGTTAATTACGAATTAATTGACTGGCTTACTCATCCTGCACAACTAATAAAAAAAATCATTAATAGTGATATTGTGATTATTGATTCATATAACGCTGGCAAAGAGTTTTATGAAAACATTTCAAGATTTACAAAAATATTATTGATGATCGATGATTTCATTAGAATTGATTATCCACCGGGCATAGTATTAAATGGAAGTATAAATGCAGAGCTATTACCATATCCTAAAAAATCTAATATAGAATATTTATTAGGTACAAAATATATTCCAATAAGAAAAGCTTTCTGGGAAATCACCAATAGAAAATATAAAAGTGAACTTGAATCGATTTTAATTACTTTTGGAGGACAGGATATAAGAAATCTAACAATCCCGGTTTTAAATGCAATTACAGATTATAATCCCGAATTAAAAATAAGTGTTGTTTTTGGGAATAAAGATGGAAACAAATATTCAGAATTAAAAAGTAAATATCCAAATGCAGAATTTTATTATTCAATTAATGAATATGAAATGAAAGAATTAATGATTAATTGTGATTTAGCTATATCTGCTGCCGGTCAAACTTTATATGAATTAGCTGCTACAGGTACACCAACTATTGCTATTGCTGTTGCTGAAAATCAAAAGAATAATATAAACGAATGGCACAAAGCTGGTTTTATACTTGAGCCTATTTTTTATAATGATATAAATTGCATTAAAAAAATAATTGAACAACTGAATAAATTAAAATCAATAAGATTGAGAAAGAAACTTGGTAACAATGGAAAAATAAAAGTTGATGGTAAAGGAAGTAAAAAAGTTGTAAACCATTTAATCGAAAAGTATTGTGAAGAAGAAGGATTCTATTTAAGAAAAGCTATTGATATAGATTCCGAACCTGTCTTTAATTTATCAAACGATCCAGCTGTACGACAACAATCTATAAACAAAAATCCAATAACATGGGAAGAACATTTACAATGGTTTAATAGCAGAATTAATGACAAAAATTATTTATTTCTACTTGCATTTGATAAAGATGATAAATTTATTGGTCAAATTAGATTTCAGATCGAAGAGGAATCGGCAATAGTAAGTATAAGCATCACAAAAGAATTCAGAGGTAAAGGATTATCAAAAAAAATTATAAAAGCAGCATGCTCAAAACTTTTCAACGAACGTAATATAAAACTTATTGTTGCTTATATATTACCTGATAATCATGCATCAATAAATGGATTTAAATCTGCAGGATTTACACAAATTGGAGAAGAAAATATTAATGATGAAAAATATTTAAAATTTGTTTTAAAGAGAGATTAAAATGCAAATAGGAAAAATTAATCTAAATGAAAAAGTATTTATTATTGCCGAACTCTCTGCAAACCACAATCAAAAATTTGAAATAGCAGTTGAATCAATTAAAGCAATCAAAGATTGTGGAGCTGATGCTGTAAAACTTCAAACTTATACACCAGATACAATTACCATTGATTGTAACAATGAGTATTTTCAAATAAAGCAGGGAACAATCTGGGATGGTATTACACTTTATGAACTTTATAAAAAAGCTTATACACCATGGGAGTGGCAACCAAAATTAAAAGAAGTTGCTGAAGATTTAGGATTAATATTTTTTTCAACTCCATTCGATAAATCTGCTGTTGATTTTCTTGAGGAATTAAATGTACCATGTTATAAGATTGCTTCTTTCGAAATTGTAGATATCCCATTAATTGAATACGTTGCTTCCAAAGGAAAACCAGTTATCATTTCTACTGGTATTGCCACAGAGAATGAGATTCAAGAAGCAGTTGATGCATGTAAAAAAATGAATAATAATCAAATTGCACTATTAAAATGCACATCCGAATATCCAACACCAATTGAAGATTCTAATCTTAACACTATAACATTATTAAAAGAAAAATTTCAAACTATAGTTGGATTATCTGATCATACACAGGGAATAATAGCTCCAGTAACATCAATTGCATTAGGTGCAAGAATTATAGAAAAACATTTTATACTTGATAGAAATTTAGGTGGACCAGATGCTTCTTTTTCATTAGAGACACATGAATTTAAACAAATGGTTGAACAGATTCGACTTGCTGAAAAAGCACTTGGAAAAGCTACTCTTGAACTTTCAGATAAACTTATAAAAAGCAGAACATTTGCTCGCTCTTTGTTTGCTGTAAAAGATATAAATGCTGGAGAGTTATTTACAGAAGATAATATTAAATCGATACGACCAGCATATGGTTTGCCTCCAAAGTATCTAAAAGATATAATTGGAAAAAAAGCAAAAGTAAATATTAAAAAAGGGACTCCTTTAAACTGGGATTTAATAGAATAAAAATGAGATTAAAAAAAGAACATATAGACATTATAAAAAAATTAACTCAAGAGATATTTGGCTACGATGCAAAAGTTTACCTCTTTGGTTCTCGAGTAGACGACAAAAAAAGAGGTGGTGATATAGATTTATATATTGAAACTAATATTAAAGATAACATACTCGAAAAAAAATTAAAACTTATTGGTGAATTACATAAACATCTTGGCGAACAAAAAATTGATATTGTTATTAATAACTTTAGAGACGAAAAATTTATTTACTCAATTGCTAAAAATGAAGGGATTCTTCTATGAGCAAAGAAAAATTAATTCTTTCATCCATAGTTAAGGAATGCCTGATACATCAGAAAAGAATGAATTATGCATATAATAAACTCTAAATCCTTTGCCAAGTAACTGTTTTAATTATCTAATAACCAAAGGAATATTAATTAAAGAATGAATAGTCATTTCAATAACATTACTGCAATAATTCAAGCAAGAGTTGGTTCAACAAGATTACCAAATAAAATATTCAAAGAAGTTTGTGGAAAGCCTATCTTATGGCATGTAGTAAATAGAGTATCAAAATCAAAAATCATAAATAATATAATAGTTGCAACAACTAATCTTAAAGATGATGATGTTACAGAAAATTTCTGCAAGGAGAATAATATTTTATATCATAGAGGCAGTTCCGAGGATGTTTTATCAAGATATTATGAAGCAGCACAAAAATTTAATGGAGATTTAATTTTAAGAATTACATCTGATTGCCCATTAATTGATCCTAAAATAATTGACAAAATGCTCGCGGAATTTTTAATCTTATACGAAAAAGAAAAATTAGACTACATGAGTAATTCTATTGTTCGAACATTTCCAAGAGGATTAGATACTGAAATATTTCCTTTAAGTGTTTTAGAGAAAGTACATTTTGAAGCAAAAGAAAAATATGAAAGAGAACACGTAACGCCATATATTTATCAGCATCCCGAAATATTCAAAATAAAAAATTACGCTAATGAGATTGATTATTCATATTATCGATGGACACTTGATACAGCAGAAGATTTAGAATTGATTAAAATAATTTATGAATCTTTATACAACAAAAAAGAAATCTTTTTATTTGATGATATATTAAAATTATTTAATGAAAGACCTGAATTAATAGAGATAAATAGAAATGTAAAGCAAAAACAACTTGGTGAATAAATTATGCTTCTTTGAGTTTTTCGGTTTTATCTGCAATCTTTAAGTGTTCAATTAATTCATCAAGTTCACCTTCCATAATGCTATCGAGATTATAAAGAGTTAATCCAATACGATGGTCTGTTACTCTATTTTGTGGAAAATTATAAGTACGAATTTTATCGCTTCTATCACCTTTGCGTACCATTGATTTTCTTTGAGCAGCAATTTCATTCATCTGTTCAGTCATTTTTAAATCATAAAGTCTGGCTTTCAATACTTTCATTGCTTTCTGTCTATTCTTCAATTGCGAACGTTCATCCTGACATTGTACTACAATTCCAGTTGGAATATGAGTTATTCTTATTGCAGTTTCTACTTTATTAACATTCTGTCCTCCCGCACCACCACTTCTATAAACATCAATTCGTAAATCATTAGGATCAATATCAATTTCGATGTCTTCAACTTCTGGCAATACAACAACCGAAGCAGCGGAAGTATGGATTCTACCACTTGCTTCTGTAACTGGAACTCGTTGAACTCTGTGTACGCCACTTTCATATTTCATATCACCATAAACACTTTCACCTGATAAAGAAAAAACAACTTCTTTTATACCGCCCAATCCCGTATCATTTAAATCAATTAATTCTTTTTTCCATCCTCTTTTCTCTGCATACCTCGAATACATTCGATATAAATCTGCTGCAAATAAACTTGCTTCTTCGCCACCAGTACCTGCTCTTATTTCAATGATTACATTTTTATCATCATCGGGATCTTTTGGGATTAACAGCATTTTAATTTTTTCTTCGAGTTCAGCTAACTTTTTATATAAATCTTTTAACTCTATTTCTGCTAATTCTACCAGTTCTTTATCATCAGAAGTATTAATTATTTCCTGATTCCCTGAAATGTTTTTCATTACTTCTTCATATTCATTATAAGCTTTTACAATTTCTTCGAGTTCACGTCTCTCTTTGCTCAAAGAAATCATACGAGATTGGTCGGATATAATATTCGGGTCTGAAAGTTGTTGGTTAATCTCGCTGTACTTTTCTTTAATCGATTTTAGTTTTTCGTATAATTCCATATAACTCAAAATATTTTATGCAAATATACAAAAAGTTTAGATGGCTTAAATTATTAATTTATGTGAGTTCATTTTTATCAATTTTTTTCTTCCTGATAGGAAGAACTGCAATTTCTTTTCGCATATTAAAGTAGTCCTGATAAGGCTTTAATTTTTCAACACTTTCTTCAGAAGTATCACACAATAAATCAAGAGCATCATCTAAATTAAGAAGCACTGGCATACGATTATGAAAAGGTTCTATAAATTTATTTGATGTAGTTGTAATAATTGATACCGAAAGATTATCTTCTTTATCTTTATAAATTATTCCTGGAACAAAAAAATATTCTTCGTTATAGATATAAATTCTGTGTTGCACTTTTTTCCCCTGCACTTCTATCCATTCATAAAAACTTGTCATAGGAACCAGACATCGATTATTCATAAATAAATCGTTCCAGAATTTTTTTTCTTTAATGGTTTCCATTCTTGAATTTACAATTGTTGGTTTATCTTTTGAAAATTTAATTCCCCAATTTATTAAGCTTATCTGAAGTTTATTTTCTTTTTTATAAATACAAAGAATTTTATCGTTCGGTCTAATATTTTCTTTTTTAAATGTTTCCACAAGAGAAGAAGCATCTACATCATATTTTTTTTCGAGTATTTTCTGTATTAAGATTGATGCTTCAACTTTTGATTCAAATCCATAACACATAATTATTTCCTGAATAAATTTTGATTTTATAATTGTCGGCAAATATCACGCAGGCAATATAAATATTTAAGTTGAGTATTTACATCGGGTATTAATTCATTTCTGTTAATTTCAAAATGATAATTCATCATCTTCAATAAATCATCAACTGCATCAAACATATTAACAGGTGGAAAATCTGTATCACGCAGATAATGAATTAATTTCATTGTTCTAAATGCATCAAACCAGTATAATTTTTGTTTTTGTATCTGTTCATCATTTTTAGAATTAGATAAAATATTTTCCCACGCTGTTTCAAAAGAATTTAGTTCAAGGAATTCTCTTAATCTAAAATGAATTTTCTCCGATTCTGTAAGATAATATTGAGCATCTTTTATTGTCTTATTATGAAAAATTAAAAGCCATTGTTTAAGAATATTAAAGCATTCAGGATTATAGAGTTTGTATTCATTTTTTTCATTTAAATATTTACTTATACTTTTGCCTGTCCCAAAAGGAACTCTCCACGAACTTCTACTCGAAGGAAAAACAGTTGTTGAATTTATATGATTTATAGTTGTTATCTTTGCAAGTTTTTCAAGGAAATAAAAATCTTCACCTGCTTTTCGTTTATTCATTCCACCAGCTTTACAATAAGTTTCTGTGTCACATACTATTGTTGATCCTATTGAATGATATGCATAATGAGAATTAGAATATTTCAATCCCAGAACATAGTATCTCAAGAATATTTCATAATTAATTATTGCTAATTTTTCTCCTTCACTGTCGGGAAGTAAATGTTCATAATAAACTACTGCTGCATTAACATTTTTTTGATTGAATGCTTCTACAATTTTATTCAAATAATTTTTTGCTATTAAACAATCAGCATCGAGTGAGATTAAAATATTTTTCTTTGGATTATTGTAATCAAATATTCTTAATGCTAAATCCATTCCGATTTTTCTTGCCAATCCCACTCCAGCATCTTTATCAGGTAGTTCATATCCTTTTGAAGAAGCGTCGACAAATCCAATATTTATTTTATTATCATAAATCTTATATGCCAGTTCACTTTGCAAATTTTTATTGATAATACTTCTCAATAATTCTATTGTATTTTTATTTTCGTTAATAATTTCTGTATTGCAGGATTCAGGATTGTTAATCACAAACAAAAATAATGTTTCGTCAAAATAATCTGATTCATTTTCTGAAATTGAATTCAGAAGCTTAAGAATATTTTCATACTCTTTAATTGCAGGGATTACAACGATGTTTTTAAATCTTTTGTTACTATTACATTCAATTTCCCAGTGATCAATAAAATATTTTTTCAAATATGATAATACATAAGAAGGTAAATTTTCAGAAGTTATTTTATTCATGCGAAGTAATTATCTTCAATAATTTTTTTAGCTGCATCAAAATCTGCTTCTTCAAGCCAGTGAATTTTAATTCCCTCTCTCTCCATTTTTCTGAACCAGGTCATCTGTCTTTTTGCAAATTGTTGAATTGCACTGTTTAATTTCTGAAACATATCATTATAATTAAGCTCACATTTTAGATACATACCAATATATTTATATTCAAGACCAAAAAATTCTAATTTGTCGAATGTAATTCCTTCTGCAACAAGTTTCTCAACTTCTTCAATCATTCCGTTTTCAAGTCGATATTTCAATCTTTCAGTAATTCTTTCTTTTATTTTTTCTCTACCTGGATTTATTCCAATTGTTAAGGATCTTATTTCAGGATGTTCATTAAAATTATTTTCTGCTTCGGAAATAATTATTGCTCTTATAATTCTATCTTTTTCTAACAAATCTGTAGTATTATGTAATTTTGGATTAACTTTTATAAGTCTTTCTCTCAGTTCTTCAATACTTAATTTATCCAGTTCTTCATACTTTTCTTTTGAGAATTCTACTTTATTTAGTTTATAGCCTTTAAGAATTGAATGAAGATATAATCCTGTTCCGCCTACGAGAAAAGGAATTTTATTTCTTGATGTGATATCATTAAAAGCTTTGTAAAAATACTCGTTGAAAAGAAATAAATTAAACTCTTCAGTTGGTTCAACAATGTCTATCAAATAATAAGGAATTTTTTTCCCATTGATTATATAATCTTCCAGATCTTTTCCTGTACCAATATTCATTCTTTTATATACTTGACGAGAATCTGCTGAAATTATTTCGCCATCAAAATGATTTGCCAATAATGCAGCAAGTTTTGTTTTACCAACAGCAGTAGGACCAAGAATAGTAATCAAATTATAAGACATAAAATTCATCAAATTTTATAATACAGAACACATCTATCAATCACAAAATTTTATCTATTATAATAATGATGCTACAGGCAGAGTAATTATGAAAGTAGCTCCTTCGCCAAGTGCACTTTGGACTTCAATTTTTCCTCCATGAGCTTCAACTATTTGCTTGGTTATAGAAAGTCCCAATCCAGTTCCTTCTTTTTTTCCCTGTGTGAAGAAAGGTTCAAATATTTTTTCTTTTAAGCTTTCTGCAATTCCTAATCCAGTATCTCTAATAAATATTCTAACTTTTTTATCTTTCTCATCTTTCTTTGTTAGAACAGTAATAGTTCCTCCTTCTGGCATTGCATCGCATGCATTTTTAATAAGATGCATATAACATTGATAAAATTCTTTTACATCGAGTTTCACATTTACATCTTTATCAAATTCATTTGCTATTTTGCAATTACGAGATTCAACATAAGTTTCTATGCGAGTAGAATAATCTGTTAATGTTTTATTTAAGCTAACATTTAGTGTTCTTAAAATTGTTTTCCCTTCTGAATAGCTTGATGTAGTTTGAACCAGATCGGCAACATGATTTAATTGTTCAAGCAACATATCAACAATCTGGACATTATCTGGAGATAAGTTTTTGTTCTTTAAATGTTCTGCATAACGTTTACTTACAAGTATTGGTTTTTTAATATCCTGAATTAAAAAGTTTGCCATCTTACCAAGAGATTGTACACGTTCTGCCTGTAAAAGTTTTTCTACAAGTTCTGCATTTTGAATTGCGATTGCCGAATGAATAGACATTGCATTAAGTAATTCCTCATCGTATTTAGAGAATTCACCTTTTTTGCTATTCAACAATTGAAGAACTCCGATTATATCACCTTTTCTATTTTTAATAGGAAATGTCAATGCATTTTTTGTTTCATAACCACTTGCTTTATCGAAATCTGAACGATAGCGTGGATCTTTTGAAACATCTTTTATATTTAATATTTCACCTGTTCTTGCAACATATCCAGCCATCCCTTCTCCAATTTTCAATCTTATCTCTTTTATTTCCGATCCCATAGCAATTAAAGACCACAATTCATTTTTTTCATGATCTATTAGATAAAGTGTGCCTCTGTCTGCTTCAGTAAGTTCTGTGGCAACTTCTACAATATTTTTCAATACTTCATCTAACTTAATAGTTGAATTAACTAATTCAGCTGCTTTAATGATCATTTGTAATTGGTCTACTTTCATTTTTATTTCCTCGTTTTCAATATTTTTTTTGATTTCTCTAATTTCTTCTTTTTCTGAAAGTATTTTTAGTTTAGTATCAACTTCTTCGAATATTTCTTCTGTTTCATAATCCTGCCAGGTTATATGTCTTCCTTTTTTGTCAACTTTAGATTCTTCATCACTCAATTGATTTTCTGTTGTTTCTTCTTTTTCTATAGACTGCTCATTAATTGGGAAACTTTCACTTTCTGAT
This region of Rosettibacter firmus genomic DNA includes:
- a CDS encoding bifunctional UDP-2,4-diacetamido-2,4,6-trideoxy-beta-L-altropyranose hydrolase/GNAT family N-acetyltransferase — translated: MKVSIITEGFENTGYGHITRCISLYQAFMDRNIYPALYINGDEKSKSFLSNVNYELIDWLTHPAQLIKKIINSDIVIIDSYNAGKEFYENISRFTKILLMIDDFIRIDYPPGIVLNGSINAELLPYPKKSNIEYLLGTKYIPIRKAFWEITNRKYKSELESILITFGGQDIRNLTIPVLNAITDYNPELKISVVFGNKDGNKYSELKSKYPNAEFYYSINEYEMKELMINCDLAISAAGQTLYELAATGTPTIAIAVAENQKNNINEWHKAGFILEPIFYNDINCIKKIIEQLNKLKSIRLRKKLGNNGKIKVDGKGSKKVVNHLIEKYCEEEGFYLRKAIDIDSEPVFNLSNDPAVRQQSINKNPITWEEHLQWFNSRINDKNYLFLLAFDKDDKFIGQIRFQIEEESAIVSISITKEFRGKGLSKKIIKAACSKLFNERNIKLIVAYILPDNHASINGFKSAGFTQIGEENINDEKYLKFVLKRD
- the pseI gene encoding pseudaminic acid synthase → MQIGKINLNEKVFIIAELSANHNQKFEIAVESIKAIKDCGADAVKLQTYTPDTITIDCNNEYFQIKQGTIWDGITLYELYKKAYTPWEWQPKLKEVAEDLGLIFFSTPFDKSAVDFLEELNVPCYKIASFEIVDIPLIEYVASKGKPVIISTGIATENEIQEAVDACKKMNNNQIALLKCTSEYPTPIEDSNLNTITLLKEKFQTIVGLSDHTQGIIAPVTSIALGARIIEKHFILDRNLGGPDASFSLETHEFKQMVEQIRLAEKALGKATLELSDKLIKSRTFARSLFAVKDINAGELFTEDNIKSIRPAYGLPPKYLKDIIGKKAKVNIKKGTPLNWDLIE
- a CDS encoding nucleotidyltransferase domain-containing protein gives rise to the protein MRLKKEHIDIIKKLTQEIFGYDAKVYLFGSRVDDKKRGGDIDLYIETNIKDNILEKKLKLIGELHKHLGEQKIDIVINNFRDEKFIYSIAKNEGILL
- a CDS encoding glycosyltransferase family protein; the protein is MNSHFNNITAIIQARVGSTRLPNKIFKEVCGKPILWHVVNRVSKSKIINNIIVATTNLKDDDVTENFCKENNILYHRGSSEDVLSRYYEAAQKFNGDLILRITSDCPLIDPKIIDKMLAEFLILYEKEKLDYMSNSIVRTFPRGLDTEIFPLSVLEKVHFEAKEKYEREHVTPYIYQHPEIFKIKNYANEIDYSYYRWTLDTAEDLELIKIIYESLYNKKEIFLFDDILKLFNERPELIEINRNVKQKQLGE
- the prfA gene encoding peptide chain release factor 1, producing MELYEKLKSIKEKYSEINQQLSDPNIISDQSRMISLSKERRELEEIVKAYNEYEEVMKNISGNQEIINTSDDKELVELAEIELKDLYKKLAELEEKIKMLLIPKDPDDDKNVIIEIRAGTGGEEASLFAADLYRMYSRYAEKRGWKKELIDLNDTGLGGIKEVVFSLSGESVYGDMKYESGVHRVQRVPVTEASGRIHTSAASVVVLPEVEDIEIDIDPNDLRIDVYRSGGAGGQNVNKVETAIRITHIPTGIVVQCQDERSQLKNRQKAMKVLKARLYDLKMTEQMNEIAAQRKSMVRKGDRSDKIRTYNFPQNRVTDHRIGLTLYNLDSIMEGELDELIEHLKIADKTEKLKEA
- a CDS encoding SOS response-associated peptidase yields the protein MCYGFESKVEASILIQKILEKKYDVDASSLVETFKKENIRPNDKILCIYKKENKLQISLINWGIKFSKDKPTIVNSRMETIKEKKFWNDLFMNNRCLVPMTSFYEWIEVQGKKVQHRIYIYNEEYFFVPGIIYKDKEDNLSVSIITTTSNKFIEPFHNRMPVLLNLDDALDLLCDTSEESVEKLKPYQDYFNMRKEIAVLPIRKKKIDKNELT
- the miaA gene encoding tRNA (adenosine(37)-N6)-dimethylallyltransferase MiaA, encoding MSYNLITILGPTAVGKTKLAALLANHFDGEIISADSRQVYKRMNIGTGKDLEDYIINGKKIPYYLIDIVEPTEEFNLFLFNEYFYKAFNDITSRNKIPFLVGGTGLYLHSILKGYKLNKVEFSKEKYEELDKLSIEELRERLIKVNPKLHNTTDLLEKDRIIRAIIISEAENNFNEHPEIRSLTIGINPGREKIKERITERLKYRLENGMIEEVEKLVAEGITFDKLEFFGLEYKYIGMYLKCELNYNDMFQKLNSAIQQFAKRQMTWFRKMEREGIKIHWLEEADFDAAKKIIEDNYFA
- a CDS encoding ATP-binding protein, whose amino-acid sequence is MENQLIISLSKNKLLKNVDIQKIDFSNIKGRLVTFNEGEIVYREGDHTNEIFLVVSGEVNVIKKRLLGKSKSSVFYDNTFFGHEEYLEKTSRTSTAVVLRDSYLIALSLDEIENLIQQDENIKLNMLKPLPEIEEEIEETAEKGKKSTFDDSVEERLTTEKITEEYFQTIADTSNEEKIIQPIEEISENKKESKSITEEIEDIEKILYNEDGIPKAEVDLTETTEQEEEKTNVVFKETGIPKPEFELPKEESSNIEKENLDDVLFQILSGVEQKPEIQTEETTFDKENIEEIETHKENIEENVTMKSESESFPINEQSIEKEETTENQLSDEESKVDKKGRHITWQDYETEEIFEEVDTKLKILSEKEEIREIKKNIENEEIKMKVDQLQMIIKAAELVNSTIKLDEVLKNIVEVATELTEADRGTLYLIDHEKNELWSLIAMGSEIKEIRLKIGEGMAGYVARTGEILNIKDVSKDPRYRSDFDKASGYETKNALTFPIKNRKGDIIGVLQLLNSKKGEFSKYDEELLNAMSIHSAIAIQNAELVEKLLQAERVQSLGKMANFLIQDIKKPILVSKRYAEHLKNKNLSPDNVQIVDMLLEQLNHVADLVQTTSSYSEGKTILRTLNVSLNKTLTDYSTRIETYVESRNCKIANEFDKDVNVKLDVKEFYQCYMHLIKNACDAMPEGGTITVLTKKDEKDKKVRIFIRDTGLGIAESLKEKIFEPFFTQGKKEGTGLGLSITKQIVEAHGGKIEVQSALGEGATFIITLPVASLL